In a single window of the Nicotiana tomentosiformis chromosome 10, ASM39032v3, whole genome shotgun sequence genome:
- the LOC104106755 gene encoding uncharacterized protein isoform X2, translated as MPHIEGSKSIATLMDEQAKNGIEPTRAEILILTNKKVRLVDYWMRSLAKAVDMMNERLRDTDESNDQSPCSVAWEGDVYSQVLGNDKSGYVRGLVLGPTPSVLWGSRSSLGNIVIEDSSDEVVQKQKHEIIELKELNEKQNDEMSFMRQELSWMRQVMRKIAPNEIHMPQNITV; from the exons ATGCCTCACATAGAAGGATCCAAAAGTATTGCCACCTTAATGGATGAACAG GCCAAGAATGGTATAGAGCCTACACGAGCAGAAATTCTTATACTGACAAACAAAAAAGTAAGGCTAGTAGACTATTGGATGAGGAGTCTTGCAAAGGCAGTT GACATGATGAACGAAAGGTTGAGGGATACTGACGAATCAAATGACCAGTCTCCCTGCAGTGTTGCTTGGGAAGGAGATGTGTATTCTCAAGTGTTGGGAAATGATAAAAGTGGGTATGTTCGTGGTTTAGTACTTGGTCCAACTCCTTCTGTGCTGTGGGGTAGTAGATCTTCCTTAGGAAATATTGTAATAGAGGATTCGTCTGATGAGGTTGTACAAAAACAAAAGCACGAGATAATAGAGTTAAAAGAGTTAAATGAAAAACAAAATGATGAAATGAGTTTTATGAGGCAAGAACTATCATGGATGCGGCAAGTCATGAGAAAAATTGCTCCAAATGAGATACATATGCCTCAGAATATCACAGTTTGA
- the LOC104106755 gene encoding uncharacterized protein isoform X1 has translation MVLLLHPNYFIYINFSKFKYQIKLQRCTQANRNNRAKQNMPHIEGSKSIATLMDEQAKNGIEPTRAEILILTNKKVRLVDYWMRSLAKAVDMMNERLRDTDESNDQSPCSVAWEGDVYSQVLGNDKSGYVRGLVLGPTPSVLWGSRSSLGNIVIEDSSDEVVQKQKHEIIELKELNEKQNDEMSFMRQELSWMRQVMRKIAPNEIHMPQNITV, from the exons ATGGTGCTACTTCTCCATCccaattattttatatatattaactTCTCAAAATTCAAATATCAAATTAAACTTCAG AGGTGTACCCaggcaaatagaaataatagggCCAAACAAAATATGCCTCACATAGAAGGATCCAAAAGTATTGCCACCTTAATGGATGAACAG GCCAAGAATGGTATAGAGCCTACACGAGCAGAAATTCTTATACTGACAAACAAAAAAGTAAGGCTAGTAGACTATTGGATGAGGAGTCTTGCAAAGGCAGTT GACATGATGAACGAAAGGTTGAGGGATACTGACGAATCAAATGACCAGTCTCCCTGCAGTGTTGCTTGGGAAGGAGATGTGTATTCTCAAGTGTTGGGAAATGATAAAAGTGGGTATGTTCGTGGTTTAGTACTTGGTCCAACTCCTTCTGTGCTGTGGGGTAGTAGATCTTCCTTAGGAAATATTGTAATAGAGGATTCGTCTGATGAGGTTGTACAAAAACAAAAGCACGAGATAATAGAGTTAAAAGAGTTAAATGAAAAACAAAATGATGAAATGAGTTTTATGAGGCAAGAACTATCATGGATGCGGCAAGTCATGAGAAAAATTGCTCCAAATGAGATACATATGCCTCAGAATATCACAGTTTGA